The Sphingomonas sp. genome has a window encoding:
- a CDS encoding S8 family serine peptidase, producing MRGLRAALLLALLAAMPFQAHAAGEDAPRILMMLRLAPAHFRAGSGYGGGYGEDQSAAARRRIASAVAKRNGLRLAGNWPMPIIGVDCFILTVPKGRAAAEAAAQVARDSAVEWSEPIETFEAQGDPTPNDPLYRAQPVARAWHLAMLHRTATGRGARIAVIDSQVDARHPDLAGQVAIERNFVDGAGVAAERHGTGIAGVIAARPDNGVGIVGIAPGAKLLALRACAEQGAGAATLCDSLSLARALSFAVEQHADVINLSLAGPPSRLLETLLRIGVARGATVVAAYDPKLPGGGFPASMPGVVAVAETAVGQAGGPYAAPGRDIPTTQPGGRWYLASGSSYAAAEVSGLIVLIREAHAPSRRPALVSARPGGGEIDACASVVGKAKCAGLPR from the coding sequence ATGAGGGGGCTGCGCGCGGCGTTGCTGCTGGCGCTGCTTGCAGCGATGCCCTTTCAGGCACACGCCGCCGGGGAGGATGCCCCGCGCATCCTGATGATGCTCCGTCTTGCCCCGGCGCATTTCCGCGCCGGCAGCGGCTATGGCGGCGGCTATGGCGAGGACCAGTCGGCGGCGGCGCGGCGGCGGATCGCGTCGGCGGTGGCCAAGCGCAACGGGCTGCGCCTCGCCGGTAACTGGCCGATGCCGATCATCGGGGTCGACTGCTTCATTCTCACCGTGCCCAAGGGCCGCGCCGCTGCCGAAGCGGCCGCGCAGGTTGCGCGCGATTCGGCGGTGGAATGGTCGGAGCCGATCGAGACCTTCGAGGCCCAGGGCGACCCGACCCCCAACGATCCGCTCTATCGGGCACAACCCGTCGCCCGCGCCTGGCACCTCGCGATGCTCCACCGCACCGCCACCGGGCGTGGCGCGCGGATCGCGGTGATCGACAGCCAGGTCGATGCCCGGCACCCGGATCTGGCGGGGCAGGTCGCGATCGAGCGCAACTTCGTCGACGGCGCGGGCGTCGCGGCGGAACGCCACGGCACCGGCATCGCCGGGGTTATAGCGGCGCGGCCGGACAATGGCGTGGGCATCGTCGGCATCGCCCCCGGCGCCAAGCTGCTCGCACTGCGGGCCTGCGCGGAGCAGGGGGCGGGCGCCGCGACGCTGTGCGACAGCCTCAGCCTCGCCCGCGCGCTGAGCTTCGCGGTGGAGCAGCACGCCGACGTGATCAACCTCAGCCTCGCCGGGCCGCCGAGCCGGCTGCTCGAGACATTGCTGCGGATCGGCGTCGCGCGCGGGGCGACAGTGGTCGCGGCCTATGATCCCAAGCTGCCCGGCGGCGGCTTCCCCGCCTCGATGCCCGGCGTAGTCGCGGTGGCGGAGACGGCGGTGGGGCAGGCGGGCGGGCCCTATGCCGCGCCCGGCCGCGATATCCCCACGACGCAGCCCGGCGGCCGCTGGTATCTGGCGAGCGGTTCCTCCTATGCTGCGGCCGAGGTGAGCGGGCTGATCGTGCTGATCCGCGAAGCGCATGCACCGAGCAGACGACCCGCGCTCGTTTCTGCTAGACCCGGCGGCGGAGAGATCGATGCCTGTGCGAGCGTGGTGGGGAAGGCGAAATGCGCAGGTCTGCCTCGCTGA
- a CDS encoding zf-HC2 domain-containing protein has protein sequence MGDLLHLRGDPHKATVLLLPWYVTGQIEPGDRLLVEVHLADCAECRDELAAERRLGSAVADLPAPSAAGWERMVAELAQTEAPAQLPRSFLRRAGWMLAAQAAVLVLGVGMVLHLQRQAPSPAAPQPYHALGSPQQGQAGNILVMFAPDTREPALRKAIEASGARLVDGPTAAGAYLLAIAPNARAAALARLRAQAGVTLAQPVDAAP, from the coding sequence ATGGGCGACCTACTCCATTTGCGCGGCGATCCGCACAAGGCGACGGTGCTGCTGCTGCCCTGGTATGTGACCGGGCAAATCGAACCCGGCGACCGGCTGCTGGTCGAAGTGCATCTCGCCGATTGTGCGGAGTGCCGCGACGAGCTGGCGGCGGAGCGACGGCTGGGCAGCGCGGTAGCGGATCTGCCCGCGCCGAGTGCTGCCGGTTGGGAGCGCATGGTCGCCGAGCTTGCTCAAACAGAGGCACCCGCACAGCTGCCGCGAAGTTTCCTGCGCCGCGCCGGCTGGATGCTGGCGGCGCAGGCGGCGGTGCTGGTGCTCGGCGTCGGCATGGTGCTGCACCTCCAGCGCCAGGCGCCGTCGCCTGCTGCCCCGCAACCCTACCATGCGCTGGGTTCGCCCCAGCAGGGGCAGGCGGGCAATATCCTGGTGATGTTCGCACCCGACACCCGCGAGCCGGCGCTGCGCAAGGCAATCGAAGCCTCGGGCGCGCGGCTGGTCGACGGGCCGACCGCGGCAGGCGCCTATCTGCTCGCCATCGCGCCGAACGCTCGCGCGGCGGCGCTGGCCCGGCTGCGGGCACAGGCGGGGGTGACGCTGGCGCAGCCGGTCGACGCGGCGCCATGA
- a CDS encoding sigma-70 family RNA polymerase sigma factor, producing the protein MTQKDPQARRSTAGQDDEEMGLVAAVRARDLRSFEQLYRRYQPRLTRFVGTLLRSPGLVEEVVNDTLMVLWQKASDFTGASRLSTWLFAIAYRKAMRARTREPVAAAEDAAALAEVADDSMADSGLSRDRTRQALQRAMGVLSAEHRAVVDLTYFHEIGYRDIAEILGCPVDTVKTRMFHARRQLRRAMAGELADWI; encoded by the coding sequence GTGACACAAAAGGATCCCCAGGCGCGGCGATCGACCGCAGGTCAGGACGACGAGGAAATGGGCCTCGTCGCGGCGGTGCGCGCGCGCGACCTGCGGTCGTTCGAGCAGCTCTATCGCCGCTATCAGCCGCGGCTTACCCGCTTCGTCGGCACGCTGCTGCGCTCGCCGGGGCTGGTAGAGGAAGTGGTCAACGACACGCTGATGGTGCTGTGGCAGAAGGCGAGCGACTTCACCGGCGCGAGCCGACTGTCGACCTGGCTGTTCGCCATTGCCTATCGCAAGGCGATGCGCGCCCGGACCCGCGAGCCGGTCGCCGCGGCCGAGGACGCGGCGGCGCTTGCCGAGGTCGCGGATGACAGCATGGCGGATTCGGGGCTGTCGCGCGATCGCACCCGGCAGGCGCTGCAGCGCGCGATGGGCGTGCTCTCGGCCGAGCATCGTGCGGTGGTGGACCTCACCTATTTTCACGAGATCGGCTATCGCGACATAGCCGAGATTCTGGGATGTCCGGTCGATACGGTGAAGACGCGGATGTTCCATGCCCGGCGCCAGTTGCGGCGTGCGATGGCGGGCGAATTGGCGGACTGGATCTAG
- a CDS encoding PEP-CTERM sorting domain-containing protein: protein MRILLGAAALVSLAAAPALAQTQTVTDATGDFLSGYTGPKLADLDVTSFSVSYDAGAQLFTLGTTFAGAITPGTAGFYVFGVNTGKGAIRPFGGIGQGNVIFDQAIVVQKDGTGAIGGTALDANWVAIAGNILTVKVPLSLLPSTGFAPGKYGFNLWPRTGFGNNAQISDFAPENATLAAAVPEPASWAMLMLGAGAAGGMLRYRRRRQATLALA from the coding sequence ATGCGTATCTTGTTGGGCGCAGCCGCGCTCGTCTCGCTCGCCGCTGCACCCGCGCTGGCCCAGACCCAGACCGTCACTGACGCGACCGGCGATTTCCTCTCGGGCTATACCGGCCCGAAGCTCGCCGATCTCGACGTCACCAGCTTCTCGGTGAGCTATGATGCCGGTGCCCAGCTGTTCACGCTCGGCACCACCTTCGCCGGTGCGATCACGCCCGGTACCGCCGGATTCTATGTGTTCGGCGTCAACACCGGCAAGGGCGCGATCCGGCCGTTCGGTGGTATCGGCCAGGGTAACGTGATCTTCGACCAGGCGATCGTGGTGCAGAAGGACGGCACCGGCGCGATCGGCGGTACCGCGCTCGATGCGAACTGGGTGGCGATCGCCGGCAACATCCTGACCGTGAAGGTGCCGCTGTCGCTGCTGCCGAGCACCGGCTTCGCACCGGGCAAATACGGCTTCAACCTGTGGCCGCGCACCGGCTTCGGCAACAACGCCCAGATCAGCGACTTCGCGCCCGAGAACGCCACGCTCGCCGCCGCCGTGCCCGAGCCGGCGAGCTGGGCGATGCTGATGCTCGGCGCGGGGGCTGCGGGCGGCATGCTCCGGTATCGCCGCCGCCGCCAGGCTACTCTCGCGCTCGCCTGA
- a CDS encoding pyridoxamine 5'-phosphate oxidase family protein has product MAEMTLEDLSKKMGKIDFGMLSTRTDGGAIASRPMSNNGEVEYRGDSYFFSYDSARTVSDIEAEPKVGLTFTGAAGLLGGPPLFIAVEGDADLVREKAQFAEHWTKDLDRWFEQGIDTPGLVMIHVRARRLHYWNGSDEGEVAL; this is encoded by the coding sequence ATGGCGGAAATGACGTTGGAAGACCTGTCGAAGAAGATGGGCAAGATCGACTTCGGCATGCTCTCCACCCGAACGGACGGAGGCGCCATCGCGAGCCGCCCGATGAGCAACAATGGCGAAGTCGAATATCGCGGCGACAGCTATTTCTTCAGCTATGACAGCGCGCGCACCGTGTCGGACATTGAAGCCGAACCGAAAGTGGGCCTTACCTTCACCGGTGCGGCGGGGCTGCTCGGCGGACCGCCGTTGTTCATCGCGGTCGAGGGCGATGCCGATCTGGTGCGCGAAAAGGCGCAGTTCGCCGAGCATTGGACCAAGGATCTCGATCGCTGGTTCGAACAGGGTATCGACACGCCGGGCCTGGTGATGATCCATGTCCGCGCGCGCCGACTGCATTATTGGAATGGCAGCGACGAGGGCGAAGTCGCCCTCTGA
- a CDS encoding efflux transporter outer membrane subunit, with amino-acid sequence MQRMASIMAAVSALALSACAAGPNYKAPARPQSAAGAFLFTTPAVSAAPVQEGWWRLYNDPVLDRLVTEALAANTDVRGAVARIERARATLRGATSDRLPQATASAGANYGRLSQGQRPIGVGQEDWQVDVGLNVSYEVDLFGRISRNVEAARGDVAAAQADADAVRVIVAADTARAYADAVSSAERLAVAERIVALLDQSIDLTQRRRTVGLATRLDVARIAALRNQRQADVPALAAQRDAALFRLATLIGKTPAELPAEARERHTTLRLDQPIPVGDGAALLARRPDVRAAERRLAASTARIGVATADLYPRISLGGSGGSTGNDFGNIFGAGPLRWLVGGLINWTVNPAPARARIAAAEATSREALATFDGTVLTALQETETALSNYGRALERRTALQAALNEAEAAVRIARARQTEGDINSLDLLDAERTFADAQAALATADAAIAEAQVNLFRALGGGWQQQA; translated from the coding sequence ATGCAACGCATGGCTTCGATCATGGCCGCAGTATCGGCGCTGGCGCTTTCCGCCTGCGCCGCCGGTCCGAACTACAAGGCACCCGCCCGGCCGCAGAGCGCCGCGGGGGCGTTTCTTTTCACCACCCCGGCGGTCTCGGCCGCGCCGGTGCAGGAGGGCTGGTGGCGGCTCTATAACGATCCGGTGCTCGACCGGCTGGTAACCGAAGCGCTTGCCGCCAATACCGACGTTCGCGGTGCGGTCGCCCGCATCGAGCGCGCCCGCGCAACGTTGCGCGGCGCAACTTCGGACCGGCTGCCCCAGGCGACCGCCAGCGCCGGCGCCAATTACGGTCGCCTGTCGCAAGGCCAGCGACCGATCGGGGTAGGCCAGGAAGACTGGCAGGTCGATGTCGGCCTCAACGTCTCCTATGAGGTCGACCTGTTCGGCCGCATCTCGCGCAACGTCGAGGCGGCGCGCGGCGATGTCGCGGCGGCACAGGCGGATGCAGATGCGGTCCGCGTGATCGTCGCGGCCGATACCGCACGCGCCTATGCCGATGCCGTATCCTCGGCGGAGCGGCTGGCGGTGGCGGAGCGCATCGTCGCGCTGCTCGACCAGTCGATCGACCTCACCCAGCGCCGCCGCACCGTCGGGCTGGCGACCCGGCTCGACGTCGCCCGCATCGCGGCGCTGCGGAACCAGCGCCAGGCGGACGTACCCGCGCTCGCCGCCCAGCGCGACGCGGCGCTCTTCCGGCTCGCCACGTTGATCGGCAAGACGCCTGCCGAACTGCCCGCCGAGGCGCGCGAACGCCACACCACGCTGCGGCTCGACCAACCCATCCCCGTCGGCGACGGCGCGGCGCTGCTTGCCCGGCGGCCGGACGTGCGCGCCGCCGAACGCCGGCTCGCCGCTTCCACCGCACGCATCGGCGTTGCTACCGCCGATCTCTATCCGCGCATCTCGCTGGGTGGTTCGGGAGGATCCACCGGCAACGACTTCGGCAATATCTTCGGAGCCGGCCCGCTGCGCTGGCTGGTCGGCGGGCTGATCAACTGGACGGTGAATCCGGCGCCGGCGCGCGCCCGCATCGCCGCCGCTGAAGCCACCAGCCGCGAAGCGCTCGCCACGTTCGACGGCACCGTGCTGACCGCGCTGCAGGAGACCGAGACGGCGCTGTCCAACTATGGCCGTGCGCTCGAGCGGCGCACCGCGCTCCAAGCGGCGCTCAACGAAGCCGAGGCGGCCGTACGCATCGCCCGCGCGCGCCAGACCGAGGGCGACATCAACTCGCTCGACCTGCTCGATGCCGAGCGCACCTTCGCCGACGCGCAAGCCGCGCTGGCGACGGCGGATGCGGCGATCGCCGAGGCGCAGGTAAACCTGTTCCGCGCGCTCGGCGGCGGCTGGCAGCAGCAGGCGTGA
- a CDS encoding multidrug efflux RND transporter permease subunit, protein MRLSRFFITRPIFAAVIAIIITILGGIAYFALPISQYPDIVPPTVTVTASYPGASAETVAETVAAPIEQEINGVDDMLYQSSQSTGDGNVTITVTFKTGTNLDAAQVLVQNRVAVAIPRLPEEVQRLGVVTRKTSPDFLMVVNLISPDNSIDRSYISNYALTQVKDRLARLEGVGDVRMFGARDYAMRVWIDPGRAAALNLTAGDIVQALRGQNIQVAAGSLGQPGSSPSGNAFQLNVETQGRLKTPAEFGRVVIRTDSAGRQVRVSDVARVELGAADYSSNTYLSNKPTVILAAFQRPGSNALAAALRIKAEMDTISKTFPKGLEYRVIYNPTEFIAQSIDAVYHTLGEAVILVVLVVIVFLQKWRAAIIPVVAIPVSLIGTMAVLLPMGYSLNNLSLFGLVLAIGIVVDDAIVVVENVERNLAQGMTPLEAARTSMDEVSGALVAIVLVLFAVFLPTLFLNGLSGAFYKQFAVTISVATAISLLVSLTLSPALAAVLLKHEEHAPRGGIGRFFRRAADGFNRGFERMSNGYARLTHKLVTRPKRMMIAYLGLIAATVATFWVTPVGFIPAQDQGYFLTVIQLPPGSSLERTDEVMRKVVARILPIPGVKGSVMLAGFDGPSQTLAPNSAAAYVPLQSFEERKKLGVNIAGIMAEARKRTADINEAMLLVVPPPLIQGIGSAGGYRLMVEDRGEHGYQALGNTAFGLIGTANKTPGLAQVYTFFNTATPRVFADIDRRKAEMLGVPPERVFEALNVYLGSAFVNDFNMLGRTYRVTAQADAPFRATEADIANLKTRSDAGGMVPIGSVATFENKTGPYRVTRYNLFPAVEVDGDTAPGYSSGASLDAMEKLSAELPAGYAGEWTGIAYQQKMAGSTAGLVFALAVLFVFLVLAAQYESLTLPLAIILIVPMCLLAAMAGVNLRGMDNNVLTQIGLVVLIALAAKNAILVVEFAHQAEVRDGLSPVEAAVRAAQDRLRPILMTSFAFILGAVPLLIASGAGAELRQALGTAVFFGMMGVTGFGLLFTPTFYVVCRALGARLARRRGQGGAHHQLQPAE, encoded by the coding sequence ATGCGCCTCTCACGCTTCTTCATCACCCGCCCGATCTTCGCGGCGGTGATCGCGATCATCATCACGATCCTGGGCGGCATCGCCTATTTCGCGCTGCCCATCTCGCAATATCCCGACATCGTGCCGCCGACGGTCACGGTGACGGCCAGCTATCCCGGCGCCTCGGCCGAGACCGTGGCGGAAACCGTCGCCGCGCCGATCGAGCAGGAAATCAACGGCGTCGACGACATGCTCTACCAGTCGTCGCAGTCGACCGGCGACGGCAATGTGACGATCACCGTCACCTTCAAGACCGGCACCAACCTCGATGCCGCGCAGGTGCTGGTGCAGAACCGCGTCGCGGTCGCGATCCCGCGCCTGCCGGAAGAGGTACAGCGCCTCGGCGTCGTCACCCGCAAGACCAGCCCCGACTTCCTGATGGTCGTCAACCTGATCTCGCCCGACAACTCGATCGATCGCAGCTACATCTCCAACTATGCGCTGACCCAGGTGAAGGACCGCCTCGCGCGGCTCGAAGGCGTGGGCGACGTGCGCATGTTCGGTGCGCGCGATTATGCGATGCGGGTGTGGATCGATCCCGGCCGCGCCGCCGCGCTGAACCTCACCGCGGGTGACATCGTCCAGGCGCTGCGCGGGCAGAACATCCAGGTCGCGGCGGGCTCGCTCGGCCAGCCGGGCTCCAGCCCCAGCGGCAATGCCTTCCAGCTCAATGTCGAGACGCAGGGCCGCCTGAAGACGCCGGCCGAGTTCGGCCGCGTCGTCATCCGCACCGATAGCGCAGGCCGCCAGGTCCGCGTGAGCGACGTCGCGCGCGTCGAACTCGGCGCCGCCGACTATTCCTCCAACACTTATCTCTCGAACAAGCCGACCGTGATCCTGGCCGCCTTCCAGCGCCCGGGCTCCAACGCGCTCGCCGCCGCGCTGCGGATCAAGGCGGAGATGGACACGATCTCGAAAACCTTCCCCAAAGGCCTCGAATATCGCGTGATCTACAACCCCACCGAGTTCATCGCCCAGTCGATCGACGCGGTGTACCATACGCTTGGCGAAGCGGTGATCCTCGTCGTCCTCGTCGTGATCGTGTTCCTCCAGAAGTGGCGCGCGGCGATCATCCCGGTGGTGGCGATCCCCGTGTCGCTGATCGGCACCATGGCGGTGCTGCTGCCGATGGGCTATTCGCTCAACAACCTGTCGCTGTTCGGACTGGTGCTCGCCATCGGCATCGTCGTCGACGATGCGATCGTCGTGGTCGAGAATGTCGAGCGCAACCTCGCGCAGGGCATGACCCCGCTCGAGGCGGCGCGTACCTCGATGGACGAAGTGTCGGGCGCGCTGGTGGCGATCGTGCTGGTGCTGTTCGCGGTGTTTCTGCCGACCTTGTTCCTCAATGGCCTGTCGGGCGCCTTCTACAAGCAGTTCGCCGTGACGATCTCGGTCGCCACCGCCATCTCGCTGCTCGTCTCGCTGACGCTCTCCCCGGCGCTCGCCGCGGTGCTGCTCAAGCATGAGGAGCATGCCCCGCGCGGCGGCATCGGACGCTTCTTCCGCCGCGCCGCCGACGGCTTCAACCGCGGCTTCGAGCGGATGAGCAATGGCTATGCCCGCCTCACCCACAAGCTGGTCACCCGGCCCAAGCGGATGATGATTGCCTATCTCGGCCTGATCGCCGCGACGGTCGCGACCTTCTGGGTGACGCCGGTGGGCTTCATCCCGGCGCAGGATCAGGGGTACTTCCTCACCGTGATCCAGCTGCCGCCGGGCTCGTCGCTCGAGCGTACCGACGAGGTGATGCGCAAGGTCGTCGCGCGCATCCTGCCGATCCCGGGCGTCAAGGGTTCGGTGATGCTCGCGGGCTTCGACGGCCCGTCGCAGACGCTCGCCCCGAACAGCGCTGCCGCATACGTCCCGCTGCAGAGCTTCGAGGAGCGCAAGAAGCTCGGCGTCAACATCGCCGGCATCATGGCCGAGGCGCGCAAGCGCACCGCCGACATCAACGAGGCGATGCTGCTCGTGGTCCCGCCGCCGCTCATCCAGGGCATCGGTTCGGCCGGCGGCTACCGCCTGATGGTCGAGGATCGCGGCGAGCATGGCTATCAGGCACTGGGCAACACCGCCTTCGGCCTGATCGGCACCGCCAACAAGACGCCGGGGCTTGCCCAGGTCTACACCTTCTTCAACACCGCGACGCCGCGCGTCTTTGCCGATATCGATCGCCGCAAGGCCGAGATGCTGGGCGTGCCGCCGGAGCGGGTATTCGAAGCGCTCAACGTCTATCTCGGCTCGGCCTTCGTCAACGACTTCAACATGCTCGGCCGTACCTACCGGGTGACCGCGCAGGCCGACGCGCCCTTCCGGGCGACCGAGGCCGACATCGCCAACCTCAAGACGCGCTCGGACGCCGGCGGCATGGTGCCGATCGGATCGGTCGCGACCTTCGAGAACAAGACGGGCCCGTATCGCGTCACGCGCTACAACCTGTTCCCGGCGGTGGAAGTCGATGGCGATACCGCGCCGGGCTACAGCTCGGGCGCCTCGCTCGACGCGATGGAGAAGCTCTCGGCCGAACTGCCTGCGGGCTATGCGGGCGAGTGGACCGGCATCGCCTATCAGCAAAAGATGGCGGGCAGCACGGCGGGTCTGGTGTTCGCGCTGGCGGTGCTGTTCGTCTTCCTGGTGCTGGCGGCGCAATATGAGAGCCTGACGCTGCCGCTGGCGATCATCCTGATCGTGCCGATGTGTCTGCTGGCGGCCATGGCGGGGGTGAACCTGCGCGGCATGGACAACAACGTGCTGACGCAGATCGGGCTCGTCGTGCTGATCGCGCTTGCTGCCAAGAACGCGATCCTCGTGGTCGAGTTCGCCCACCAGGCCGAAGTCCGCGACGGCCTGTCGCCGGTGGAAGCCGCGGTGCGGGCGGCGCAGGACCGGTTGCGGCCGATCCTGATGACCAGCTTCGCCTTCATCCTCGGCGCGGTGCCGTTGCTGATCGCAAGCGGCGCGGGTGCCGAGCTCCGCCAGGCGCTGGGTACCGCCGTGTTCTTCGGGATGATGGGCGTCACCGGCTTCGGCCTGCTGTTCACGCCGACCTTCTACGTGGTGTGCCGCGCGCTGGGTGCGCGACTCGCCCGGCGGCGCGGGCAGGGTGGGGCGCACCACCAGCTCCAGCCGGCCGAGTAA
- a CDS encoding efflux RND transporter periplasmic adaptor subunit, with translation MNMHAPIEGEAVAERRPKRLRAWQKAALVVVPVGVVAAGFSLSGRNAPAVAAPAAPVVTVAAPLAREINEWDEYVGRFEASRSVEVRPRVSGAVTAIHFKDGMVVKQGQLLFTIDPRPFTAALAEAKAGVASAQSDLALARSDLDRAQRLVSVEAVSKSDVERLQARVRAATAAVAAAEARVRARALDVEFTQVRAPISGRISDRKVDPGNLVAAGEGQGGTLLTTINALDPIYFTFDGSEALFLKAKRAAGSSASPVEIRLQDEGDYRWKGQIDFTDNGLDPKSGTIRGRAVLSNKDMFLTPGMFGNMRLAAGGKAQALLVPDAAIQTDQARKLVLTVGADGTVVPKPVVLGPVVDGLRIVRSGLAPQDKVVIAGTQFAQPGGKVQPKAGTITPAAATDAPVVSAPVTGQATFAR, from the coding sequence ATGAATATGCACGCGCCCATTGAGGGCGAAGCGGTGGCGGAACGCCGCCCCAAGCGACTGCGCGCCTGGCAGAAGGCGGCCTTGGTCGTCGTGCCGGTGGGCGTGGTCGCCGCCGGCTTCAGCCTGAGCGGGCGGAACGCGCCTGCCGTGGCTGCACCGGCCGCACCCGTCGTCACCGTCGCCGCGCCGCTCGCGCGCGAAATCAACGAGTGGGACGAATATGTCGGCCGCTTCGAGGCGAGCCGCAGCGTAGAGGTGCGGCCGCGCGTGTCGGGCGCCGTCACCGCCATCCACTTCAAGGACGGCATGGTCGTGAAGCAGGGCCAGCTCCTCTTCACCATCGATCCCCGTCCGTTCACCGCCGCACTGGCCGAGGCCAAGGCGGGCGTGGCGAGCGCGCAGAGCGATCTGGCGCTCGCACGCTCCGACCTCGACCGCGCCCAGCGGCTGGTCAGCGTCGAGGCGGTGTCGAAGAGCGATGTCGAACGTCTCCAGGCCCGCGTCCGCGCGGCCACTGCCGCTGTCGCCGCGGCGGAGGCCCGGGTCCGTGCCCGCGCGCTCGACGTCGAGTTCACCCAGGTGCGTGCGCCGATTTCGGGCCGCATCTCCGATCGCAAGGTCGATCCCGGCAATCTGGTCGCCGCCGGGGAAGGGCAGGGAGGCACGCTCCTCACCACGATCAACGCGCTCGATCCGATCTACTTCACCTTCGACGGCTCGGAAGCCCTGTTCCTCAAGGCCAAGCGCGCCGCAGGCTCGTCCGCCAGCCCGGTCGAGATCCGGCTGCAGGACGAAGGCGATTATCGCTGGAAGGGCCAGATCGACTTTACCGACAACGGGCTCGATCCCAAGTCCGGCACAATCCGCGGTCGCGCGGTACTGTCGAACAAGGACATGTTCCTGACGCCGGGGATGTTCGGCAACATGCGGCTCGCCGCGGGCGGCAAGGCGCAGGCGCTGCTGGTGCCCGATGCCGCGATCCAGACCGACCAGGCGCGCAAGCTGGTGCTCACCGTCGGTGCCGACGGCACCGTGGTGCCCAAGCCTGTGGTGCTCGGACCCGTCGTCGACGGCCTCCGCATCGTCCGCTCCGGGCTCGCGCCCCAGGACAAGGTGGTGATCGCCGGCACCCAGTTCGCCCAGCCCGGCGGCAAGGTGCAGCCCAAGGCCGGCACCATCACGCCGGCCGCCGCGACCGACGCGCCCGTCGTTTCCGCTCCGGTCACGGGCCAGGCGACCTTCGCCCGCTGA
- a CDS encoding TetR/AcrR family transcriptional regulator, with translation MKTAACTVAKGRPREFDVDEALTAALRIFWTKGYEGASLTDLTEAMGVTRPSLYAAFGNKESLFCKALDLYEREKMCYIGRALEAPTARGVAESLLRGALERQRDTSDPRGCMGVINSVACGAEAESIREEVLKRGEAAKRAIVERFERAKAEDDLPPHADPEGLTSYIIALIQGIALQGGAGTSCADLERLVQTSLSMWPAR, from the coding sequence ATGAAAACCGCAGCCTGTACCGTAGCCAAGGGTCGCCCCCGCGAGTTCGACGTCGATGAGGCGTTGACGGCGGCACTCCGCATCTTCTGGACCAAGGGCTATGAGGGTGCCTCGCTGACCGACCTTACCGAGGCGATGGGCGTCACCCGCCCGAGCCTCTACGCGGCGTTCGGCAACAAGGAATCCTTGTTCTGCAAGGCGCTCGACCTCTACGAGCGCGAGAAGATGTGCTATATCGGTCGCGCGCTCGAGGCCCCGACGGCGCGCGGTGTCGCCGAGTCGCTGTTGCGCGGTGCGCTGGAGCGCCAGCGCGACACCAGCGATCCCCGCGGCTGCATGGGCGTGATCAATTCGGTGGCCTGCGGTGCCGAGGCCGAGTCGATCCGCGAGGAAGTGCTCAAGCGCGGTGAAGCTGCCAAGCGCGCGATCGTCGAGCGGTTCGAACGCGCCAAGGCCGAAGACGATCTTCCCCCGCACGCCGATCCGGAGGGATTGACCTCCTATATCATCGCGCTGATCCAGGGCATCGCGCTGCAGGGAGGTGCGGGCACCAGCTGCGCCGATCTGGAGCGGCTCGTCCAGACCAGCCTGTCGATGTGGCCGGCGCGCTGA